A stretch of the Clostridium fungisolvens genome encodes the following:
- a CDS encoding MarR family winged helix-turn-helix transcriptional regulator, whose product MDKNTTPQNDKRLDLESKLGRQLNMLLSASHALNVRTAACFDDSLQPAAFLLIRWLFTYGPTSATVLAESTAMDRSSVSRLVNQLKKLGYVVSESSPEDRRGVLLSLTELGRQKTINALKEKESAFYERISKWDDSKLASFVDLLKDFNKDE is encoded by the coding sequence ATGGACAAAAACACTACGCCACAAAATGATAAAAGATTAGATTTAGAATCAAAGTTAGGCAGACAATTAAATATGCTCCTAAGTGCCTCTCATGCACTGAATGTGAGAACTGCAGCATGTTTTGATGACTCTTTGCAACCTGCAGCTTTTCTTCTTATACGATGGCTGTTCACCTATGGTCCAACCAGCGCTACCGTTCTAGCAGAATCAACAGCTATGGATCGTAGCTCAGTGAGTCGTCTTGTTAATCAATTAAAAAAATTAGGATATGTAGTTAGTGAATCTTCACCTGAAGATCGCAGAGGTGTATTACTATCTTTAACTGAACTCGGAAGACAAAAAACCATAAACGCTCTTAAAGAAAAAGAGTCTGCTTTTTATGAACGAATCTCTAAGTGGGATGATTCCAAACTTGCAAGCTTTGTTGATCTACTTAAAGATTTTAATAAAGATGAGTAG
- a CDS encoding iron chaperone: MEESKKTIESIDEYISSCPSEVQEVLENLRKVIKEAAPEATEKISYQMPTFFLYGNLVHFAAFKNHIGFYPTSSGIEAFKHELTQYKSSKGAVQFPKSEPLPYELVSKIVKYRVVENIKKAEEKATRKKK, from the coding sequence ATGGAAGAAAGCAAAAAAACTATAGAATCAATTGATGAATATATTTCAAGTTGTCCATCAGAGGTTCAAGAAGTTCTTGAAAACTTAAGGAAAGTAATAAAAGAAGCAGCACCAGAAGCAACTGAAAAGATAAGTTATCAGATGCCAACTTTTTTTCTTTATGGTAATTTGGTTCATTTTGCAGCTTTTAAAAATCATATAGGTTTTTATCCTACTTCTAGTGGAATCGAAGCTTTTAAGCACGAGTTAACTCAATACAAAAGTTCTAAAGGAGCAGTGCAATTCCCAAAGAGCGAGCCTTTACCTTATGAATTAGTAAGTAAGATTGTTAAATATCGAGTAGTTGAGAACATAAAAAAAGCTGAAGAAAAAGCAACTAGGAAAAAGAAATAA
- a CDS encoding HD-GYP domain-containing protein: MKLVLASDKLIGEVLANPIYTESGIMYLNKGNKITSRAISMLKKTGVATVYIEDGNDEFDLQEVLATPAKFEAVKALKVIYDDAKSREYINEIKVSQVVKEIMENMNLSENAALISNLVPNDEISRLAIHSLDVATLCLMVGIRKKYDQKKILKLGIAALLHDIGKLFTDDKHHVKKAQEILKRNPSIMSTTYMAVYYMYEREDGSGLFGAIGEKIHEFAKILGICNDYINYISGENPMLPHVAIERITTEAVTKYSEEIYKDFLHSIYCYPNGLQVRLNNGLTGLVVMQNKGATTRPVLVVKNSEGYKFCNLIEAENLTLFIEEVII, from the coding sequence ATGAAGCTAGTTTTAGCCAGTGATAAATTGATAGGTGAGGTTTTAGCGAATCCTATATATACCGAAAGCGGTATAATGTATTTAAATAAAGGGAATAAGATAACTTCTCGTGCTATTTCTATGCTGAAAAAAACAGGGGTTGCTACAGTATATATAGAAGATGGAAATGATGAGTTTGATTTACAGGAAGTACTGGCTACTCCGGCCAAGTTTGAAGCAGTAAAGGCTTTAAAGGTAATATATGATGACGCAAAGAGCAGAGAGTACATAAATGAAATTAAGGTATCTCAAGTTGTTAAAGAAATTATGGAAAATATGAACTTATCTGAAAATGCTGCGTTGATAAGTAATTTAGTACCAAATGATGAAATTTCTAGATTAGCAATCCATTCCTTAGATGTTGCAACTTTATGCCTAATGGTTGGGATTAGAAAAAAATATGATCAGAAAAAAATATTAAAGCTTGGTATTGCAGCTTTACTTCATGATATAGGTAAGTTATTTACAGATGATAAGCATCATGTTAAAAAAGCACAAGAGATATTAAAAAGAAACCCATCAATAATGTCAACAACATATATGGCTGTATATTATATGTACGAAAGAGAAGATGGGTCAGGTCTGTTTGGAGCTATTGGTGAGAAAATACATGAGTTTGCTAAGATACTTGGTATATGTAATGACTATATTAACTATATAAGTGGAGAAAACCCAATGCTACCGCATGTAGCTATAGAAAGAATTACAACAGAAGCAGTAACTAAATATAGCGAGGAGATTTATAAGGATTTTTTACATTCAATATACTGTTATCCAAATGGACTACAAGTTAGGCTTAATAATGGACTTACAGGATTAGTAGTTATGCAAAATAAGGGGGCAACCACTAGACCGGTGCTGGTAGTGAAAAATTCTGAAGGATATAAATTTTGCAATTTAATTGAAGCAGAAAATCTTACGCTTTTTATCGAAGAAGTTATTATATAA
- a CDS encoding AraC family transcriptional regulator, protein MDWLEKMNGAIKYIEENLTNNIAYIDVAKIACCSEYHFQRMFSFITDVTLAEYIRRRRLTLAALELQGSSIKVIDVALKYGYESPEAFTRAFRNLHGVSPTFAREMGTQLKAYPPISFSISIKGDVEMNYKIVEKNSFSFFGVEEVMDTTNGNNLVRIPQLWQECFKDGTIERLVKAQPKELVEDDFVTDVNGIMCYRETGEETFPYMIGVFDMDGNAEVPDEFSVISVPALTWVVFRTDEHKKSEVVEKIQAIWERIFSEWFPSSGYEHAEGPELEVYYTAKGDRNYSEVWIPVVKKQD, encoded by the coding sequence ATGGATTGGCTAGAAAAGATGAATGGTGCTATTAAGTATATTGAAGAAAACTTGACTAACAATATTGCGTATATTGATGTTGCCAAAATAGCATGTTGTTCAGAATATCATTTTCAAAGAATGTTCTCATTTATAACTGATGTGACTTTAGCAGAGTATATAAGGAGAAGAAGACTTACCTTAGCTGCATTGGAGCTTCAGGGCTCAAGTATCAAAGTAATTGATGTGGCACTAAAGTATGGATATGAATCTCCAGAAGCCTTTACCAGAGCTTTTAGAAACTTACATGGAGTTTCACCAACCTTTGCTAGAGAAATGGGAACACAGCTAAAAGCATATCCACCTATTTCTTTTAGTATATCGATAAAAGGAGATGTAGAGATGAATTATAAAATAGTAGAAAAGAATTCATTTAGCTTTTTTGGAGTAGAGGAAGTTATGGATACAACTAATGGGAATAACTTAGTTAGGATACCTCAGTTGTGGCAAGAATGCTTTAAAGACGGAACAATCGAACGTTTAGTAAAGGCTCAGCCAAAAGAACTTGTGGAAGATGACTTTGTTACTGACGTAAATGGAATTATGTGTTATAGAGAAACTGGTGAGGAGACTTTCCCGTACATGATAGGTGTATTTGATATGGATGGTAATGCTGAGGTGCCAGATGAATTTTCGGTTATCTCTGTACCTGCATTAACATGGGTTGTTTTTAGAACTGATGAACACAAAAAATCAGAGGTTGTAGAAAAGATTCAAGCAATATGGGAAAGGATTTTTTCAGAGTGGTTCCCAAGCTCAGGGTATGAACATGCAGAAGGACCTGAGCTTGAAGTATACTATACTGCAAAAGGTGACAGGAACTACTCGGAAGTGTGGATACCAGTAGTTAAGAAGCAAGATTAA
- a CDS encoding D-isomer specific 2-hydroxyacid dehydrogenase family protein — MKLISYDTRDDERNDFEAISKKLNVEITLVDEKLNEKTAELAKGFDGVTILGHSHVTPAVLDKLDKLNIKYLATRTVGYNNIDIEYAKSKNIRVSNAYYAPNGVADYTIMLILMCIRHYKQAMFRGNVNDYSLVGLQGKEMKDLTIGVIGTGKIGATVIDGLKGFGSRILAYDKFENDKVKEKATYVDLDTLYKECDVITLHTPLLESTYHMINDESIKKMKDNVVLINCARGELMNIPALINGIETRKIGALGLDVFENEEGIYHIDRRTDIISNRDMAYLRQFPNVIMTQHMAFYTDAAVRSMVNSAITSLVSFINTGESDYEIR, encoded by the coding sequence ATGAAACTAATATCCTATGATACAAGAGATGATGAAAGAAATGATTTTGAAGCAATATCAAAAAAGCTTAATGTAGAGATCACTTTAGTAGATGAGAAGTTGAATGAGAAAACTGCAGAATTAGCTAAGGGATTTGATGGTGTGACTATCTTAGGACACAGTCATGTAACTCCAGCGGTTTTAGATAAACTAGATAAATTAAATATAAAATATCTTGCAACAAGAACAGTTGGATATAACAATATCGATATTGAATATGCAAAAAGTAAAAACATAAGAGTAAGTAATGCTTACTATGCGCCAAACGGAGTAGCAGATTATACTATAATGCTTATACTTATGTGTATAAGACATTACAAACAAGCTATGTTTAGAGGGAATGTCAATGATTACTCCTTGGTAGGACTTCAAGGAAAAGAAATGAAGGATTTGACTATTGGAGTCATAGGCACAGGAAAAATAGGAGCAACAGTAATTGACGGACTAAAGGGCTTCGGTTCTAGAATACTGGCTTACGATAAATTTGAAAATGATAAAGTAAAAGAAAAAGCTACTTATGTGGACTTAGATACGTTGTACAAGGAATGTGATGTTATTACTCTTCATACTCCTTTATTGGAAAGTACATATCACATGATAAATGATGAGTCTATAAAGAAGATGAAAGACAATGTGGTTTTAATTAACTGTGCAAGAGGGGAATTAATGAATATTCCTGCCTTGATTAATGGGATTGAGACTAGAAAAATAGGTGCACTAGGTTTAGATGTATTTGAAAATGAAGAAGGTATATATCACATAGATAGACGTACAGATATTATAAGTAACAGAGATATGGCTTATTTAAGACAATTTCCAAACGTTATAATGACTCAGCACATGGCTTTTTACACCGATGCAGCAGTAAGAAGCATGGTAAATAGCGCAATTACTAGCTTAGTCTCCTTTATTAATACTGGTGAAAGTGATTACGAGATTAGATAA
- a CDS encoding TIGR04540 family protein, with translation MKAVYKNPKELATKLLDVVDSYREGLTTYEKFESTILTLIEKNEDRIYKNGFMPTKLINVIGEDRKALIDEVASKLDK, from the coding sequence ATGAAAGCAGTATACAAAAACCCTAAGGAATTAGCAACAAAGTTATTAGATGTAGTTGATTCATACAGAGAGGGCTTAACTACTTATGAAAAGTTTGAAAGTACTATTCTTACTCTAATAGAAAAGAACGAGGACAGAATATACAAGAATGGATTTATGCCTACAAAACTAATTAATGTTATAGGTGAAGATAGAAAAGCACTTATCGATGAAGTGGCAAGCAAATTAGATAAGTAG
- a CDS encoding SDR family NAD(P)-dependent oxidoreductase, which produces MKKQSIVVLTGATSGLGQLVAAELAKRGVYLVLTARSKSKAEETKSMLKSINPEAKVDFFYGDLSSMKDVKRIGDEISNTYSKIDVLINNAGLHAFEQRITEDGFSEMIAVNYLAPWLLTYTLQKTLIKLGEATVVNVASEASRNHGKLKLPEDLFDTSTFTARESSKLYGKTKLLDIMFTGELARLFSGTGVTVNALNPGFNVTGLGRELAFSSVLERILNLLHIGDPRRGADIIVRLATESKYKEVTGGYFNVGTGKEINAIHPCGDEEMENKLWAYTKEIFKSRGLL; this is translated from the coding sequence ATGAAAAAACAATCTATAGTTGTATTAACTGGCGCTACAAGTGGTCTTGGACAACTGGTTGCAGCTGAATTAGCAAAGAGAGGAGTTTACCTTGTTTTAACTGCTAGGAGTAAAAGTAAAGCGGAAGAAACTAAGAGTATGTTAAAAAGTATCAATCCAGAAGCAAAGGTTGATTTCTTTTATGGAGACTTATCATCAATGAAAGACGTAAAAAGAATAGGAGATGAGATTAGCAATACATATTCAAAAATTGATGTGCTTATAAATAACGCTGGATTACATGCCTTTGAGCAAAGAATAACTGAAGATGGTTTTTCAGAGATGATAGCAGTTAATTACCTAGCTCCTTGGCTGTTGACCTACACATTACAAAAGACGTTGATAAAATTAGGAGAGGCTACCGTGGTAAATGTAGCTTCAGAGGCATCACGTAATCATGGAAAACTTAAGCTGCCAGAAGATTTATTTGATACATCTACCTTTACGGCAAGAGAATCCTCTAAACTTTATGGAAAAACAAAACTACTTGATATTATGTTTACTGGAGAACTTGCACGTTTATTTTCAGGAACTGGAGTCACAGTAAATGCGCTTAATCCAGGCTTTAATGTTACAGGACTAGGCAGAGAGTTAGCTTTCTCCTCAGTTCTTGAACGCATTTTAAATTTGTTACATATAGGGGATCCACGTAGAGGAGCAGACATAATTGTTAGATTAGCTACAGAATCTAAATATAAAGAGGTTACTGGAGGGTATTTTAATGTAGGTACGGGAAAAGAAATTAATGCTATCCATCCATGTGGAGATGAAGAGATGGAAAATAAGCTCTGGGCTTATACAAAAGAGATATTTAAATCCAGAGGATTATTGTAA
- a CDS encoding Ger(x)C family spore germination protein, giving the protein MKIRNKFILVNTLIFMFSTVLTGCVDKTELNEIALVIGIAIDKDKDDNSVLVTLELANPSTTNRQSGDSTGKTNSSILQTSKGINFSDALQNFTQVSSLAIDFTHIQVIVMSKDLCAEGVSGVVDYVARDRQFRNLNWIFMAEDSAREILKTKIPNDDITSLGLANMMNKLRKKGSIIPIDLNRFIIGFQSQAKASIAPVVRVEKTKEEPQGRIKIEKTAVFKNDRLVGVLTTEESKYLSWFHRRIKGNLVVSPITSNSNKEDIIVQIFKEDTKIETKMNKDNISFEIKCIATAEIKELSNLKLDSSVMSRIENNTEQILEEKLSELINRCQTNLNADVIGFAEIIYNNNPEKWASMKKNWDEIFPTMRYKVSFDVTFRKVGMIKDSPINSIEEGQVK; this is encoded by the coding sequence ATGAAAATCAGAAATAAGTTTATATTAGTTAATACATTAATTTTTATGTTCTCTACTGTGTTAACCGGTTGCGTAGATAAAACTGAGCTAAATGAAATTGCACTTGTTATTGGAATTGCAATTGATAAGGATAAAGATGATAATTCTGTTCTTGTGACATTGGAACTTGCTAATCCCAGTACTACAAATAGACAATCTGGAGATTCAACAGGGAAAACAAATAGTTCAATTTTACAAACAAGCAAAGGAATAAATTTTTCTGATGCTTTGCAAAACTTTACTCAAGTTAGTTCATTAGCCATAGACTTTACTCATATTCAAGTTATTGTTATGTCTAAGGATCTGTGTGCTGAAGGAGTTTCGGGAGTTGTAGATTATGTAGCAAGAGATCGCCAATTTAGAAATTTAAACTGGATTTTCATGGCAGAGGATAGTGCTAGAGAAATTTTAAAAACTAAGATACCTAATGATGACATTACTTCATTAGGATTAGCAAATATGATGAATAAATTAAGAAAGAAAGGATCCATAATCCCTATCGATTTAAACAGGTTTATAATTGGCTTTCAAAGCCAAGCGAAAGCAAGTATAGCACCAGTGGTACGAGTAGAAAAAACAAAGGAGGAACCACAAGGAAGGATAAAGATTGAGAAAACTGCTGTGTTTAAAAATGACCGATTAGTAGGTGTGTTGACAACAGAAGAATCTAAATATTTATCATGGTTTCATAGAAGAATAAAGGGAAATTTAGTTGTTTCTCCTATCACATCAAATTCAAATAAAGAAGATATCATTGTTCAAATTTTTAAGGAAGATACAAAAATTGAAACAAAAATGAATAAGGACAATATTAGTTTTGAAATTAAGTGTATCGCAACCGCTGAAATAAAGGAACTTAGTAATCTTAAATTAGACTCTTCGGTAATGAGCAGAATAGAAAATAACACTGAGCAAATATTAGAAGAAAAGTTAAGTGAACTAATAAATAGATGTCAAACTAATCTTAATGCTGATGTAATTGGATTTGCTGAAATTATATATAATAATAACCCTGAAAAATGGGCTAGTATGAAAAAAAACTGGGATGAGATATTTCCTACAATGAGGTATAAAGTTAGTTTTGATGTAACTTTCAGAAAGGTAGGAATGATAAAAGATTCTCCTATAAATAGTATTGAGGAGGGGCAAGTTAAGTGA
- a CDS encoding spore germination protein, giving the protein MSTFSKDNENPKPQCDENKEEKIEKNPLSKSLSDNLNAVRQLFSNCSDVVYREFVIDSIKLNVVLIFINELVDTQLINETTIPPIMNMRPTTSLYTPFVNIVDTIKTRFLNTANVSEIVNVHEVEESLLNGSAVLLVDKEDKALKIAIPGFRGRDISEPTIEKVIRGPKEGFTENISVNTAMLRKKIKSSKLKFENSVIGRQTKTNIHIAYLEGVVDEKVLKELRSRLGKIDVDAILESGYIEQLIQDTTKSIFPQILHTERPDRVAGAILEGRIAILIDGTPFVLIVPTTMVLFLQTSEDYSERYIIASFIRIVRFIFFIVSLLLPGLYVAIVSYHKEMVPTALLISIMESAKRVPFPVIVEALIMEGTFEALREAGIRLPIPANQTVGIVGALVIGDAAVKAGVISSIMVIIVSITAVASFGIPSYDMGYSIRVLRFILILLGGLFGLYGILLGLLIIFIHLVGLRSFGVNYLSPIAPVNLNELKDSFIRFPKWAMIKRPASAKEKNRQRQSEGLKPEPSNNDDEG; this is encoded by the coding sequence GTGAGCACTTTTTCAAAAGATAATGAGAATCCAAAACCTCAGTGTGATGAAAATAAAGAAGAAAAAATAGAGAAAAATCCATTGAGTAAGTCTCTTTCAGATAATTTAAATGCAGTAAGACAGTTGTTTTCAAATTGCAGCGACGTTGTATATAGAGAATTTGTTATAGATTCAATTAAGCTTAATGTAGTGCTAATTTTTATAAATGAGCTTGTGGATACTCAGTTAATTAATGAAACTACAATACCTCCAATTATGAATATGAGACCTACGACATCGTTATATACACCCTTTGTTAACATAGTGGATACAATTAAAACTCGTTTTTTAAATACTGCAAATGTAAGTGAAATAGTAAATGTTCATGAAGTAGAAGAAAGCTTACTCAACGGTAGTGCAGTATTATTAGTAGACAAAGAAGATAAGGCTTTAAAAATAGCCATTCCTGGGTTTAGGGGGAGAGATATATCTGAACCAACTATTGAAAAGGTAATAAGAGGACCAAAAGAGGGGTTTACAGAGAATATTAGTGTAAATACTGCGATGCTTAGAAAAAAGATAAAATCTTCTAAACTAAAGTTTGAGAATTCGGTTATTGGAAGACAGACAAAGACAAACATTCATATTGCATATTTAGAAGGTGTTGTTGATGAAAAGGTGCTTAAAGAACTTAGAAGTAGGCTGGGTAAAATAGACGTTGATGCTATTCTTGAGAGTGGATATATAGAACAATTAATACAAGATACTACAAAGAGCATATTTCCACAAATTCTTCATACTGAAAGACCAGACAGAGTAGCAGGAGCAATTTTGGAAGGTAGAATAGCTATATTAATAGATGGAACACCCTTTGTTTTGATTGTTCCAACGACAATGGTTCTTTTTTTACAAACTAGCGAAGATTATTCAGAAAGATATATTATTGCATCGTTTATAAGAATAGTAAGGTTTATATTTTTTATTGTTTCATTATTACTACCTGGCTTGTATGTAGCAATAGTTTCTTATCATAAAGAAATGGTTCCTACTGCATTACTCATTAGTATAATGGAATCCGCTAAAAGGGTTCCATTCCCAGTGATTGTTGAAGCGTTAATAATGGAAGGTACATTTGAGGCGTTAAGAGAAGCAGGAATAAGACTTCCTATACCTGCAAATCAAACGGTGGGAATAGTTGGAGCACTTGTAATTGGAGATGCAGCTGTTAAAGCAGGTGTTATTTCTTCTATTATGGTCATTATTGTTTCTATAACTGCTGTAGCCTCATTCGGTATTCCTTCTTATGATATGGGATATTCCATTAGAGTTTTAAGATTTATATTAATATTACTTGGAGGGTTGTTTGGGTTATACGGAATTTTGCTTGGACTTCTTATAATATTTATTCATCTAGTAGGCTTAAGATCATTTGGAGTAAATTATCTTTCACCAATCGCACCGGTAAATTTAAATGAGCTTAAAGACTCGTTTATTAGGTTTCCTAAGTGGGCAATGATAAAGAGACCGGCTTCTGCAAAAGAAAAAAATCGTCAAAGGCAAAGTGAGGGTCTAAAACCGGAACCGTCTAATAATGACGATGAGGGGTGA
- the splB gene encoding spore photoproduct lyase, with translation MFKPKRIIFEKDSLEYEMGRQILDKFKHNTHVEIINLTSNKVKQHIPGEDISSQYTEGKRTLVIGTKKSLKFQSCKPSAHYQLPLVSGCMGQCEYCYLNTKLGDKPFVKVHTNIDEILNQAQKYIDERLPEVTIFEGSATSDPVAVEPYTHSLEKAISYFGKNENARFRFVTKYNDVDSLLNLEHNGHTEIRFSINTNSIINKFEHMTASRDKRIEASMKVAEAGYPTGFLIAPVFIYENWKEEYHDLLVELRSKLPEDLKYPITFEIISHRYTTTAKNIILQVFPTSELPMNNEDRSFKYGQFGYGKYVYPKESLSEIKDFFKKEIDELFTNKEVKYII, from the coding sequence ATGTTTAAGCCTAAGAGAATAATATTTGAGAAAGATTCACTAGAATACGAAATGGGGAGACAAATTCTTGATAAGTTTAAGCACAATACTCATGTGGAAATTATAAATTTAACGTCTAACAAAGTAAAACAACATATTCCAGGGGAAGACATTTCATCTCAGTATACTGAAGGTAAAAGAACTTTAGTTATAGGAACTAAAAAAAGCTTAAAGTTCCAATCTTGTAAACCTTCAGCTCATTATCAACTTCCATTGGTGTCTGGATGCATGGGACAATGTGAATATTGCTATTTAAATACAAAGCTTGGTGATAAACCATTTGTAAAGGTTCATACAAATATTGATGAAATTTTAAATCAAGCCCAGAAATACATCGATGAGAGATTACCTGAAGTCACTATCTTTGAAGGATCGGCTACATCTGATCCTGTTGCTGTAGAGCCATACACTCATTCTTTAGAGAAGGCTATATCCTACTTTGGAAAGAATGAAAATGCTAGATTTAGATTTGTAACAAAATATAATGATGTGGATTCTCTGCTTAACTTAGAACATAATGGACATACAGAGATAAGATTTAGTATTAATACAAACTCAATTATAAATAAATTTGAGCATATGACAGCATCTAGAGATAAAAGGATAGAAGCTAGTATGAAGGTGGCTGAAGCAGGATATCCTACAGGATTTTTAATTGCACCTGTCTTCATATATGAAAATTGGAAAGAAGAATACCATGATTTATTAGTAGAATTAAGAAGTAAGCTTCCAGAAGATCTAAAATACCCAATAACCTTTGAGATTATATCACATCGCTACACAACTACAGCTAAGAATATAATATTGCAAGTTTTTCCAACCAGTGAACTTCCTATGAACAATGAAGATAGAAGTTTTAAATATGGACAATTTGGTTATGGAAAATATGTTTACCCTAAAGAAAGTTTAAGTGAAATAAAAGATTTCTTTAAGAAAGAAATAGATGAATTATTTACTAACAAAGAAGTTAAGTATATTATATAA
- a CDS encoding carboxylesterase/lipase family protein — protein MGLVVETKCGKVEGFNEEGINKWFGIPYAKPPIGKLRFKRTEKCVPWDGVKKTKKHGNKPHQFLDTKLTDIPASEDCLFLNIWAPQEANNLPVFVWIYGGAYSIGECSDPNYDGTNFAKDGVIYASFNYRLGVLGFYDFSIYDDSFDSNCGVADQIEALTWIKENIAAFGGDSNNITIAGESAGAASVINMLAAPKAKGLFNKAIAESPIPGCVHNRNSTKLNMDLFLNVMKIAPGEVYKLKTLHADEMKYAAEYLLFNNCNLYPGIFLPGPVIDDLIPEHPIDAISKGCAKATKLIIGTNHDDGALFVKLENTMFPSSWGQVEKMLEINRCVDKLESLHQLYDGISQNEQMKELAKDRAFLVDSIKVADWQSGYNDTWMYRFDYAPRLTRLLGLKSVHGVEVPIALDNLGRGIIRRFWKGTSKDIMYKLRDDMHTAWVNFAKSGDPNRALEVFWPKYNAESRPTFIFNEDNRILMDPSNKNYEVWKDINLYTE, from the coding sequence ATGGGATTGGTAGTTGAGACTAAATGCGGAAAAGTAGAAGGTTTTAATGAAGAGGGAATTAATAAATGGTTTGGAATTCCTTATGCGAAACCTCCTATTGGGAAATTAAGATTTAAAAGAACCGAAAAATGTGTTCCTTGGGATGGAGTAAAAAAAACTAAAAAACATGGTAATAAACCACATCAATTTCTAGATACAAAATTAACAGATATTCCTGCCAGTGAAGATTGTTTGTTCTTGAATATATGGGCACCGCAAGAAGCAAATAATCTACCGGTATTTGTCTGGATTTATGGTGGGGCATATAGCATTGGTGAATGTTCAGATCCTAACTATGATGGAACTAATTTTGCGAAAGATGGAGTGATTTATGCTTCCTTTAATTATAGACTTGGTGTTTTAGGTTTCTATGATTTTAGTATATATGATGATAGTTTTGATTCCAATTGCGGAGTGGCTGATCAAATAGAAGCTCTTACTTGGATTAAAGAAAACATTGCTGCCTTTGGAGGAGATTCAAATAACATTACAATAGCTGGGGAATCAGCAGGTGCTGCATCAGTAATAAATATGTTAGCAGCGCCAAAAGCAAAAGGGTTGTTTAATAAAGCCATTGCTGAAAGTCCTATACCTGGATGCGTTCATAATCGCAATTCCACAAAACTTAATATGGATTTATTTTTGAATGTAATGAAAATAGCTCCAGGTGAAGTGTATAAATTAAAAACTCTTCATGCAGATGAAATGAAATACGCTGCAGAATATTTACTTTTTAATAATTGTAACTTGTACCCAGGAATATTCTTGCCAGGACCAGTTATTGACGATTTAATCCCTGAGCATCCAATAGATGCTATTTCAAAGGGATGTGCAAAAGCAACTAAGCTTATTATAGGAACAAATCATGATGATGGAGCTTTGTTTGTAAAATTGGAGAACACAATGTTTCCGAGTAGCTGGGGACAGGTTGAAAAAATGCTTGAAATTAATCGCTGTGTTGATAAACTTGAAAGCTTACATCAGTTATATGATGGAATTTCCCAAAATGAACAAATGAAGGAATTGGCTAAAGATAGAGCTTTTTTAGTTGATTCAATTAAAGTGGCTGATTGGCAGAGTGGTTACAATGACACTTGGATGTATAGATTTGATTATGCTCCTAGGTTAACTAGATTACTTGGATTAAAGTCTGTACATGGTGTAGAGGTTCCTATTGCATTGGATAATTTAGGAAGGGGAATTATACGTAGGTTTTGGAAAGGTACGTCAAAAGATATTATGTATAAACTTAGAGATGATATGCATACTGCTTGGGTAAACTTTGCAAAAAGTGGTGATCCTAATAGAGCTTTAGAAGTTTTCTGGCCTAAATACAATGCTGAAAGTCGGCCTACTTTTATATTCAATGAAGATAATAGAATTCTTATGGATCCTAGCAACAAAAATTATGAGGTATGGAAAGATATTAACCTATACACTGAATAA